The Triticum aestivum cultivar Chinese Spring chromosome 7B, IWGSC CS RefSeq v2.1, whole genome shotgun sequence genome window below encodes:
- the LOC123157916 gene encoding pentatricopeptide repeat-containing protein At1g53600, mitochondrial — protein sequence MTTAALRLRLPRAPATATLTVVPRQYALPEEEPPPRRPNTAHLNALLTSYGRRGRLRDAQQLFDQMPRRDVISWTALLTAYADNGDLASARLVFDDMPRRNAPSWNALLSVYLRLGQPAAAHALFSKMPVRNAVSYGAMITGLARAGMLREAEAVYAEMPHQWRDPVGSNALMAGYLRAGKLGMALRVFDGMAVRDVISWSVVVDGLCKHGSVSEARKVFETMPERNVVSWTSMIRGYVKLRMYRDALLLFLDMRRAGVQVNTTTLSVVLDACAEACLVREGVQIHSLIVAMGFEMDVFLGDSIIILYSRFGWMVDARRAFACMKWKDIVSWNSLITGYVQHNLVQEAHVLFKLMPEKDAVSWTSMVVGFANRGWMRESVDLFEQMPGKDEVAWTAVISSLATNGDYLSAVRWFCRMAREGCKPNTVAFSCLLSALASLTTLNQGMQAHAYAINMGWVFDSSVHTSLVSMYAKCGRLAEAYRVFSAISSPSLIATNSMITAFAQHNFAEDAFKLFTKMQIDGHKPNHATFVGILTGCARAGLVQEGYNYFESMRSVYGIEPNPDHYTCMVDLLGRAGLLAEALEMIKSMPQNDHSDAWAALLSASSLHSNLAYAKIAAQKLLELDPYDAAAYTVLSNMLSSAGMKDDRDMLKVLQLSNMASKTPGYSLIIQDKAAENRIHSEHF from the coding sequence ATGACAACGGCCGCGTTGCGACTGCGATTGCcgagagctccggccaccgccactcTCACCGTGGTGCCCCGTCAGTACGCACTCCCGGAGGAGGAGCCCCCGCCGCGCCGCCCCAACACGGCCCACCTCAATGCGCTGCTCACGTCGTACggccgccgcggccgcctccgcgaCGCCCAGCAGCTGTTCGACCAAATGCCCCGCCGGGACGTCATCTCCTGGACCGCTCTCCTCACCGCCTACGCCGACAACGGCGACCTCGCCTCCGCGCGCCTCGTCTTCGACGACATGCCCCGCCGCAACGCCCCCTCCTGGAACGCCCTGCTCTCCGTCTACCTCCGCTTGGGGCAACCAGCCGCCGCTCACGCGCTCTTCTCCAAGATGCCGGTCAGGAACGCGGTGTCCTATGGCGCCATGATCACGGGGCTCGCCAGGGCAGGGATGCTTCGTGAAGCTGAGGCTGTGTATGCGGAGATGCCACATCAGTGGCGTGACCCAGTAGGGTCAAATGCGCTGATGGCCGGGTACTTGAGGGCTGGGAAGCTTGGCATGGCGTTGAGGGTGTTTGACGGAATGGCGGTGAGGGATGTCATATCCTGGAGCGTGGTGGTCGATGGGCTCTGCAAACACGGAAGCGTGTCGGAGGCGAGGAAGGTGTTTGAGACCATGCCAGAGCGGAATGTTGTGTCGTGGACCTCGATGATTCGTGGATATGTGAAACTTAGGATGTACAGAGATGCTCTGTTGCTGTTCCTGGACATGAGAAGGGCAGGTGTTCAGGTTAATACAACGACACTCTCAGTTgtgctagatgcttgtgctgaggCTTGCCTTGTCAGAGAAGGAGTTCAGATTCACAGTTTGATTGTAGCAATGGGTTTTGAAATGGATGTTTTCTTGGGCGATTCAATAATCATCCTGTATTCCCGGTTTGGTTGGATGGTTGATGCTAGAAGGGCATTTGCTTGCATGAAGTGGAAAGACATAGTATCATGGAACTCGTTGATCACAGGCTATGTTCAGCATAACTTGGTTCAAGAAGCACATGTCCTGTTCAAGTTAATGCCTGAGAAGGATGCTGTTTCTTGGACGTCGATGGTTGTTGGGTTCGCTAACAGGGGTTGGATGAGGGAGTCTGTTGACCTGTTTGAGCAAATGCCAGGAAAAGATGAGGTTGCTTGGACTGCAGTCATTTCTAGTCTTGCTACAAATGGAGACTATTTAAGTGCAGTGCGGTGGTTTTGTCGCATGGCACGAGAAGGGTGCAAACCTAATACAGTAGCTTTTAGTTGTCTACTCAGTGCTTTGGCTAGCTTGACAACGTTGAATCAAGGAATGCAAGCTCatgcatatgcaatcaacatgggATGGGTATTTGACTCTTCTGTTCACACTTCTCTGGTATCAATGTACGCAAAATGCGGAAGGTTGGCTGAGGCTTATCGCGTTTTCTCAGCCATTAGCAGTCCAAGTCTTATTGCTACTAATTCTATGATTACAGCATTTGCGCAACATAATTTTGCTGAAGATGCATTCAAGCTTTTTACCAAAATGCAAATTGATGGCCACAAGCCTAACCATGCGACATTCGTGGGAATTCTGACTGGCTGTGCACGTGCTGGTCTGGTTCAAGAAGGTTACAACTACTTTGAGTCAATGAGATCAGTCTATGGCATTGAACCAAACCCTGACCATTATACATGTATGGTTGATCTTTTAGGTCGTGCTGGCCTCCTTGCCGAAGCACTGGAAATGATTAAGTCGATGCCCCAGAATGATCATTCTGATGCATGGGCAGCTTTGCTCAGTGCTAGTAGTCTCCATTCTAATCTTGCTTATGCAAAAATAGCAGCACAGAAGCTTCTTGAGTTGGATCCTTATGACGCAGCAGCTTATACCGTCCTGTCAAATATGCTCTCATCTGCGGGGATGAAGGATGACAGAGACATGCTAAAAGTTCTACAGTTGTCCAACATGGCCAGTAAAACCCCTGGCTATAGCCTTATTATACAGGATAAGGCTGCAGAAAACAGAATACATAGTGAACACTTCTAG
- the LOC123157915 gene encoding cytochrome P450 703A2 — protein sequence MDPFLLSIILCSCIFAAVSWKKLNGMRLRLPPGPPRWPIFGNLLQLSPLPHKDFARFCTKYGPLVYLRLGTIDAITTDDPEVIREILIRQDEVFASRPRTLAAVHLAYGCGDVALAPLGPNWKRMRRVCMEHLLTTRRLESFAAHRAEEAEHLCEFVWAKSQSGKPVNLREVLGAFSMNNVTRMLLGKQYFGLQSAGPGEAMEFMHITHELFFLLGLIYLGDYLPAWRWIDPYGCEKKMREVEKKVDDFHQKIIDEHRKARDGRKSGASLDDDGDDSKEDMDFVDVLLSLPGENGNDHMDDVEIKALMQDMIAAATDTSSVTNEWVMAEVIKNPRVLCKIQEELDAIVGRSRMVVESDLPHLTYLRCVVRESFRMHPAGPFLIPHESLKATTIMGYDIPAQTRIFINTHALGRNPRIWDDVDEFRPERHLPADGGRVEISHLPDFKILPFSAGKRKCPGAPLGVILVLMALARLFHCFDWSPPDGLRPEDIDTDEVYGMTMPKAKPLIAAAQPRLPPQMYGSCPSHGMSKLEQNMQGCYHKNG from the exons ATGGATCCATTTCTTCTTTCCATCATCTTATGCTCATGCATCTTTGCTGCAGTGTCTTGGAAAAAACTCAATGGGATGAGGCTAAGGCTTCCACCGGGACCTCCAAGATGGCCAATCTTTGGGAACCTTCTCCAGTTGAGTCCTCTTCCTCACAAGGACTTTGCTCGATTTTGCACCAAGTATGGCCCCCTTGTCTATCTTCGTCTTGGAACCATTGATGCCATCACCACCGATGACCCTGAAGTCATCCGTGAAATACTTATCCGGCAAGACGAGGTCTTCGCTTCACGGCCTCGGACATTGGCTGCTGTCCACCTTGCCTATGGCTGTGGCGATGTGGCTCTTGCTCCACTGGGGCCAAACTGGAAGAGGATGAGGAGGGTTTGCATGGAGCACCTGCTTACCACCAGGCGGcttgaatcttttgctgctcaccgAGCTGAGGAAGCTGAGCACCTCTGTGAGTTTGTATGGGCTAAATCCCAGTCAGGTAAGCCTGTGAATCTCAGAGAGGTTCTCGGGGCATTCTCGATGAACAATGTGACGAGAATGTTACTTGGAAAGCAGTACTTTGGGCTGCAGTCAGCAGGCCCTGGTGAAGCGATGGAGTTCATGCACATCACCCATGAGCTGTTCTTTCTGCTGGGCCTGATCTATCTTGGGGATTACTTGCCTGCCTGGAGGTGGATTGATCCATATGGTTGCGAGAAGAAGATGAGAGAGGTTGAGAAGAAGGTGGATGATTTTCACCAGAAGATAATTGATGAGCACAGGAAGGCAAGGGATGGCAGGAAGAGTGGTGCATCccttgatgatgatggtgatgatagcAAAGAAGACATGGACTTTGTTGATGTGCTGCTTTCCTTGCCTGGTGAGAATGGGAATGACCACATGGATGATGTGGAGATCAAAGCCTTAATGCAG GACATGATCGCTGCTGCTACGGATACTTCATCAGTGACCAACGAGTGGGTGATGGCCGAGGTGATCAAGAACCCCCGCGTCCTCTGCAAGATCCAGGAGGAGCTCGACGCCATCGTCGGACGAAGCCGCATGGTGGTGGAGTCGGACCTCCCCCACCTGACGTACCTCCGCTGCGTCGTCCGGGAGTCCTTCCGGATGCACCCGGCCGGGCCGTTCCTGATCCCGCACGAGTCCCTCAAGGCGACGACGATCATGGGCTACGACATCCCGGCGCAGACGAGGATCTTCATCAACACCCACGCGCTGGGCCGGAACCCGCGCATCTGGGACGACGTCGACGAGTTCCGCCCCGAGAGGCACCTCCCGGCCGACGGCGGGCGCGTGGAGATCAGCCACCTGCCCGACTTCAAGATCCTGCCCTTCAGCGCCGGGAAGCGCAAGTGCCCCGGGGCGCCGCTGGGCGTGATCCTGGTGCTCATGGCGCTCGCCAGGCTCTTCCACTGCTTCGACTGGTCCCCGCCCGACGGCCTCCGCCCAGAGGACATCGACACCGACGAGGTCTACGGGATGACCATGCCCAAGGCCAAGCCGCTCATCGCCGCCGCTCAGCCGCGCCTGCCGCCGCAGATGTACGGCTCCTGTCCTAGCCATGGCATGAGTAAGCTCGAGCAAAACATGCAGGGATGTTACCACAAGAATGGTTAA